The window TATTATTAAATAATTTTGAGTTGGTAAACGAGGTGTATTATGAAAGACGCATGGGGTCGTACAATTGAATATGTACGTCTGTCGCTGACAGATGCGTGTAATTTTTGTTGTCCCTACTGCCGGCCTGCAGAAATTACGCCTCAAAGTCAAACGCAACTATTGTCTGTTGATGAATGGATGACCATTTTAGGAGCTTTCCATCATATTGGTGTGAAGGCAGTACGCCTCACAGGTGGTGAGCCTTTGCTCTATCCACATATTGAAGAACTACTAGGTCGCATTAAAGAATCAGGTTGGTTTGAAGATATCTCTATGACTACCAATGGCAGTTTATTAGCTTCACGAGCGCAACGGTTAAAAAAATTTGGCTTGAATCGTGTGAATATTAGTTTGGACTCTCTTGAAACTGAAGCTTTTGCTACCTGTGTTGGTAAAACGGGACAGTTGGAGTCTGTTCTCGACGGTATACGTAGTGCTATTAATGCTAACTTTAAATCCGTTAAGATTAATACCGTTTTATCTCGTTATTGGTCCGATGATGAAGTTAAATCTTTATTACAATATGTTGAAAAATGGCCTGTTGTTTGGCGGTTTATTGAATACATGCCGTTCCAAGGTGATGCCTTTCATGGGCCTACCTTTGATGAATGGAAGGAACAATTAGAACGCGTTAGTGGCGGATCTCTCACAGAGGTTCATTCTGTTTATGGCTTTGGTCCAGCTACATATTTGGCACTGCCTAGTGGTAAGGCCGTGGGCTTTATTTTTTCTATGTCTCATAGCTATTGTGATACATGCAATCGTGTGCGCCTTACATCTGATGGTCAAATGCGATTGTGCTTGTTGCGAGATGATGAGGCTGACCTTGTATCGCTCGTGCGCAATGGTGCCTCAGAAGAGGCTTTAGCCAAGCATATCGAACGTGCTTTGCAACGAAAACAAGAACGACATGATGGTATAGGCATGGAGCAACCAGAACGACCAATGTGGCGAATCGGAGGGTAGTATGGGATTTTTTGATTTTTTAAAGCCTAGATCAAAGGAAAATATTGAATCATGCTGGCCTGGAGGCAAGATGCTTCAAGTCCATATAGAATACGATACACAAGAGTCTGTTTTTACCTATTTTGGTCGTTATGGGTTACAGTTTAGCGTTCCTAAGTCTAATTTAACGAATATTATTGTTAAAGAAGTAAGCCGCACTCATAGTGTGCTTCAACTATATAGTGGTGAAAACTGCGTAGGGACTAGTGATTTACTCCCTACTGAGGCCTGTAATATTATGAAGGATTGGGTATTACAATATTAATAATATGAATGTTGATATTTTATAGGAGTGTAATAAATTTTCTTTACATTCCTATAAAATAAGCATATAATTATTCATGTCATGGACCACTAGCTCAGCTGGCAGAGCACCTGACTCTTAATCAGGGTGTCCAGGGTTCGAACCCCTGGTGGTCCACCAGAGTAAAGAACTCACATTTTGTGTGAGTTCTTTTTTTGTGTAAATATTTTTCTTTTAGCTTTTTGCATATCTTTTTAGCCTTCATATAGTTATTTACATGGTTAAAATACGTTGTGGTTTAATCCTATTTTTCTCAAACGAGTAGTCATTGATTCAATTAAGTTTATAAACTTTAACATTAATGGAATATAGAATTGATACAATATAATATATTTTATAGACAGTAAAATTATAATAGCTTATGATGGTTGTATAATAGTTTTTCTCATTAGGAGGTACCAAATGGCAGTAGATGTTTCTAGAACACAAGATGTGTATAAAGATGCTGGACAAAGTGTCAACTTCACCACTTTGTTGTTAAACCGTAAAGATCATGAGGCAGAGCTTGAAGTGATTCAAGATATGGCAGATCGTATTCAAGCCATTAAACGTTCTGTTAGTATTCGCGCTAATGGGGAAGGTTTGGGCATTGCCTTTGGCTTTAGCCGTAAGGCATGGGATTATTTGTTTCCTAATGCACCGGTACCAAAAGAGTTAGAAGACTTCCAAGGCATAAAAGGTGATAAACAAGATGTACCAGCTGTAGCAGCTGACTTATTTTTGCATGTCTGCTCTAATGATGAATCTGTTACGTATACTGTAGTAGATCAAATTATGGAGTTCTTACGCCCTATTACATCTGTTGTAGATGAAACCCATGGCTTCCACTACGAACAAGGTCGTGCGATTATTGATTTCGTTGATGGTACGGAAAACCCTGTTGGCCAAGAGGCTGTAGAGTGGGGCGTTATTGGTGATGAAGATCCTGAATTCACTAACGGCTCTTATGCATTTGCTCAAAAATATGAACATGATCTTGATGCATGGCGTGCACTTCCTACAGAAATGCAAGAAAAATTCATTGGTCGTCGTAAATTTAGCGATATTGAATTAGAGGATGATGAAAAAGATCCGGCAGCTCACAATGTAGTGGCTCAAGATAATCGTGATGACGAAGAACACAAAATCGTTCGTATGAATGTTCCATTTGCTCAACCAGGACATGGCGTACGTGGTACATTTTTCATCGGTTATGCTCGTTACTGGGATGTAACTAAAACAATGCTTACCAATATGTTTACGCAAAACGATAAATTGCTTGATTACTCCAAACCTATTACTGGCATGTTATTCTTCATCCCATCTCTTGATACATTGGATGCTATTGCGGAAGGTGAACTATAACCGAATTCTGATTAATATTGGAAAGCTGTATATTCACTTAATTAGTTAGTAATATTTGGTTTTATCTATTAGATTAAAAATTTATTATATAATTCTATAGAAAGCGCCCCAAGTGGGCGCTTTTATGCTATAATAAATCTATTAAACTCGTAAAAATCCATTGTAGTCATGAATGAGGTATTCCATGAATTATACTAGCACCCGAGGTACCGTTACGGTAAATGAAACATATGCATTGTTGCACGGCTTAGCAGAGGATGGTGGCCTATATGTACCATCTTTATTTCCTACAAACTGCTTAACTTACAATGATGTGAAAGATAAAAACTACCAAGAAGTAGCAGCCGTTGTTTTAGCAAAGTTGTTTCCATGCTTTTCCGAAGCTCATTTAAATGAAATGATTAATTCTGCTTATTGCGATGCTAACTTCAGCACCCGTGATATTGCACCATTACACTCTTTATTGGAAAAGGTTTCCGTATTGGAATTATTCCATGGCCGCACACAAGCTTTCAAAGATATGGCCTTGTCCTTATTCCCATATTTGTTAGTGGCAGCTAAAGAGGCGGAAGGTGAGAAAAAAGAGGTTCTTATCTTAACGGCTACCTCTGGTGATACTGGTAAAGCAGCTCTTGAGGGCTTCAAGGATGTACCGGGAACTCATATTCAAGTATTCTACCCGACTGATGGCGTTAGTCCTATGCAAGCGGAACAAATGCAAAAACAAGAAGGGGAGAATGTTAATGTTACGGCTATTCATGGCAATTTTGACGATGCTCAACAATTCTTGAAACGCCTCTTTGTTGATAAAGCGACTGCTGAAGAGGTTGCTGAAAAAGGGATTATGTTCTCCAGTGCGAACTCTATCAATATTGGTCGTTTAGCTCCACAAGTAGTTTACTATGTAAATGCCTATGCTGAACTGGTTGCACAAGGTGCAATCCATGAAGATGAAGCTTTCAACGTTGTAGTTCCAACAGGTAACTTCGGTAATATCTTGGCTGCTTACTATGCTAAAAAAATGGGGATTCCTATCGGCAAATTGATTTGTGCATCTAATCAAAATAACGTACTTACTGACTTCTTTGAAAACGGTACCTACGATATGAACCGCCCATTCTATACGACGATTTCTCCATCTATGGATATTCTTGAATCCTCTAACTTTGAACGATTCTTATATTATATTTCTGGTGAAGATAGCGAACGTACAGTAGGATGGATGAAAGATCTTAAAACAACAGGCAAATTAACTGTTAATGAAGAAGAGTTCAAACGTGTTAAGACTGATTTTGCTGGTGCCTACGTTGATGATGAAGAAACAAAAGCAATCATTGAACAAGTATATAATTCTTACGGTTATGTAATGGATCCTCATACGGCAGTTGCTATGGGGGCGTATATGAAGGAGTTGGAGAAGCATCCTGAAGATGGCGCTCGTCATATAGTGATTGCATCTACAGCACATCCATTTAAATTTCCTACACCAATCTGTGAGGCATTGGATATCAAGGTGGGCGAGACTCCTTATGAAAGCTTAGATAATATCTCTGCTGTAACGGGTGTTGCCTTCCCTAAACAATTGGAAGCCTTACAATCCAAACCATTGCGCTTTACAAAAGCAATCGACAAAGAGAATATGAAACAAGAAATCTTAGATTTTGTAGATACATTCTCTAAATAATACAATGCCGCCTTTCCTTAGAAGGGCGGCATATCTATATGTTTTTTATTGAGTAATCATTTTTTATTGATTAACCAATTAAATTCATTTTCTCATTAAATTAACATTCATCATATGATATGGAATTTTGTTAGTATGTATTGATGTATTCATTATTTATAGAAATATGGGTTTATAATTATATAGAGAAATATAATTATAGGAGGGGCTATGGCTAAAAAGGGCCTTATATATGCATTGTTATCCGCACTTTTATTTAGTACGATGAATGTATTTGTAAAACTGTTAGGGACAAATATTCCACCTGGGGAGATCGCTTTTGCCCGTGGGTTCTTTGGGACTGTTGCGGTGCTCATTATTATGTATGTGAAGGGCATCCGTTTTTCAAAAGAGGATCGGGGGCTCCTCGTCATGCGTGGCTTATACGGCGGTTTTGGTATGGTATGTAATTTCATAGCATTGGTACACATAAAATTATCTGATGCAACAATTCTATTTCAGACGACAGGAATATTTGTTTTTATCTTTAGTGCTCTGTTTCTGAAGGAATCGATACCTAAAGGGGCTGGCAAATGGCTTGGAGTCATTTTGATTGCTGTCTTAGTAATGGTAAATCCTTTTAGTTATGAATCATTTTCTTGGTATGCATTGGTAGCAATTTTAGGTGCTGCTTTAGCTGCGGCGGCCTATACGACGATACGAACTATTAGTAAACGCGGAAAACATAGTAATTTTGAAATCATGGCCTATTTCATGATTACTGGCATGATTGCGGGCCTCGTCACTACTGATAAGCTCGTTATGCCTCAAGGTACAGATTGGCTCATTATCTTCGCTATCGGTGGTATTAGTGTAGTGGCTCAGTTTTTCTTGACTGGCGCCTTTGTTACGACCAATGCTGTAGTGGCTCAATTCTTGCAATACGTTGGCGTATTTATTAGTTCCTTCTATGGGTTCTTGATCTTTGGTGAAAGCTTATCCATAGCAACAGTAGGAGCTGGTATTGCTATGTTTATATCCTCTGTCATGTTGGCGCGTCTTAAAGAACAGAGTGGTCCATTAAGAGAGGGCAAGGTTATAGAGGATAAAATTAAATAAATGTCGAATATATACAGTATCAGACTGTATATGACAGTGGGGGTGCTGATTACATTCGTGATTGGCACCTTTTTACATAAAAGATAAAATACAGGGGTATTAGTTAGTGATTTATTGTAATGAAATATACTAGAGCTTTTTCATTTTGAAAGTAGCTACAGACGGAGGAGCTATGTATATAAAATGGATGCATATTGAAAACTATAGGAACTTAGCCGATGTAACGCTAAGCTTTCACAATGATATTAATTACTTTGTCGGTGAAAATGCGGTAGGTAAGTCTAATTTTTTAGATCTCTTAGAAATTATCATGGAGTGCCATGGTTTTATTGAAAGTGATTTTACGGATGTAAATAAGCCTATTCGCATTGATTTTGAAATATCTCTAGGTGAGTTAAATTATAAAAGCATGTATACTGCTGATGAGGGACCTACCTACCGTTTACGACTTGAACAAGTTGTACAAGAGGTATATCCACGATTATACAGAGTCACTGATGCAGGGATTGAGCCTATGCCGTTGTCTATGATTCGTCATGCTTTATATGTGTGTCATCGCGATACCTCAGAGCAGGAACTGTTTTCTATACCGTCCTCTATATATGTAGAATTAGGACAGCTATTACAAGCTTATGTGTCTCGATTAGAAATGCCTACTGATGATTTTCAGCGTGAAATTGTTAGTTTACGTAAGGATTTAGATCCTTACTGTATGCTCAATATTCAACATCTTGTAGAGGTATTGTCTACATCCTCCGCTATGGAACGTAAGTGTTCTGCTGATAATGTACGATTGATTATGGCTGTGGCTCTCAAGATTTTGGCTCAAATTTATATGAAAGTGAGTAGTGCAACTACAAATTTAGAATCTTTACTTGTATATGATGCAAAGGGATACAAGTTTTTACCAATCTTTATAAGTGTGGATGAGCCTGAGCTACATTTAAGTCCGTATTTGCAACGGGCTGTGCTCAATTATTACCGTCAAATTGCAACTAATGAAAATGAAGAGTTTTTAGCATTGCTGCGAGATATTTTTAAAATAGATGGATTGTTAGGACAGCTCTTTGTGGTTACTCACAGTACGGATGCGCTAGTTGACGATTATCGTCATATTATTCGGCTTTATCGGGATGAAAATAATATGGTCTGTGCAGCGTGTGGAGTTACTTTCAATTTTCCTAAAGAGGTAGAGAAACACTTGATTATGCATTTTCCTGAGGCAAAAGAGGCTCTATACGCTCGGTGTATTATCATCGTAGAAGGGGAGACTGAGTACGGTAGCTTTACAGGCTTTGGTAAAAAATTAGGCGTGGACTTTGACTATTTTGGAATCTGTCTTATCAACGCTCGGGGCGAGTCCTCTATCAGTAAATTGCAAAAATTGTTTAATAGATTCTCTATTCCTACAGTAGCTCTCTATGATCGCGATGTAGAGGGAAAATATGCAAAAGCACATAGCAATATATTCTATACGGAGGAAATTTGTTTTGAAATGGATTTTGTATCGTATCTACTTGCGATGCACAAGCGTTCCATAATGGATGCCATCATCAAGGACATTATTGATGACGCTCGTCCAATGGTAACAAAGGATATGGCGCGGCGTGGTTATGCTAAATTAGGTATTACTAAAAGCCAAATTGTACAACGATGTTTACCAAATATTTCGGATCGTAAGTTGGATGATTTACATATCTATTACTTCTCTTGGTTTTATGCTAATAAAGGAGTAATTGTAGGGCGACGTATTAGTCAATTTTTAGATGCTTCCATGATACCACCTGCATTTATTGCAGTAATAGAGCGTGCTAAACTTCTTTCGCTAGGCTTAGGTTAATGGAGTAATACATTACTACTTCTAATTAATAGAGTCTGACCAAAGTTTTGTTAGACTCTATTTTTTCGAAGGTAACATAGCGTTTTAGAGTGTAGGCATAGGAAATATGGTGTAAAAAATACGCATAATAAGCGATTTATTACTATAATAGATAGAATTATAAAAAACTATATTAACTAAATTTTAAAAACTACATCGAAATTTCTTGACATCTTTTTATCTTTATTTTATGATTAGTACTGTTATTAATGCATTCTCAATTAAACGTATCTAGGAGTATGAAAATGAAAGACTTTCTAAATGACTTTAAAGCATTTGCTTTCAAAGGCAATATGATGGACCTAGCTATTGGTATGATTATTGGTGCTGCTTTCACAGCATTGGTTAATTCTGTTGTAAACAACCTATTCATGCCTATTCTCAGTGTATTCACAGGTGGTATTGATTTTAGTAATTTGTACTTGCCATTGAGCACAGGTTCTAAAGATGCATTCATGTCTGGTGCTGATATTGCTACAGCTCGTGCAGCTGGATCTGTATTGCCATATGGTACATTTATTACTGATTTGATTCAATTCTTGATTTTGGCATTTGTTGTATTCTTGATGGTTCGTGGTTTGGCTAAAATGATGAAATCTGCGAAAGAAGAGGAAGTTGCAGAAGCACCTGCAACGAAAGAATGTCAATTCTGTAAATCTGAAATCAATATCAATGCAGTTAAATGCCCTAACTGTACTGCAGATTTGAACTAGTTCAAATTTAAATTATACATAAAAGGAGTGAGGTTTTGACCTTACTCCTTTTTGTTGTATTACGTTAGCTTTCTAGTATAAAATATAATTATAATATATAGAATTTTTTAGGGAGGGATATACATGGAAAAGAAACCTCTAGTAGTAGTAAATGGACTGGTTCGCAAAGATGCGATTGCATATTTAAAAGAGCATGTAGATGTGCGCCAATGGACTGAAAAAACAGTGATGCCTCGTGAGGTACTGAAGGAATGGCTCATTGATGCGGATGGTTTGTGGTGTGTACGACCTTTAGATGTAGATGGTGATCTTGTAAAGAATGCGCCAAATTTAAAGGTTATAGCACAAGCGGCCGTAGGTTATGATAATGTAAATATTGATGAACTAACAGTGGCAGGTATTCCTTATGGCAATACGCCAGGTGTTCTCAATGAAACGGTAGCAGAACTTGCATTTACGTTGATTGCCACGGCTAGTCGTCGTATTATAGAAAATGCTAACTTTGTAAAAGACGGTCGTTGGGCTCAAAGACCTTCTAATATTAAAGGTTTTGATTTAAGTCGTCGCACTCTTGGTATCATTGGCATGGGGGCTATCGGCGTATCCATTTCTCGACGTGCCCGTGCGTTTGGTATGACTGTTGTGTATCATAATCGTAATCAACGTTTGGATGATAAGATTCATAAGACTACTTATATGGAGTTAGATGATTTATTAGCCATTAGTGATGTAGTATGCGTTATGGCTCCATTGACAGATGAAACATATCATATGTGTGATGAAGCGTTTTTCAAGAAGATGAAGAATACAGCTTTATTTGTTAATGTTGGTCGTGGACCTATCGTAGATACTGATGCACTTATCAATGCTCTTAAAACGGGTGAAATCGATTATGCTGCCCTCGATGTAACGGATCCAGAACCATTACCAGCGGATCATCCATTGTTAGATGTAGAAAACTGCCTTATTGTACCGCATATTGGCTCTTACACAGATAGAACTCGTTATGACATGTCTATTTTGACAGCGGATAATATTATTGCCGGCGTTCATAAGAAACCTTTAAAAACATGTGTAAATGAAGAAGTAAATTATAAGAAACCTCAAATGGATGTAGAGTCTGCGCTAGAAGAGCTTAAAAAGGCTGGCGTTGATTTAACTGATTTCGACTAAAAGTGGAAGACATTAAAAGATATGCGGTTTTATACAAAATATGGTAAAATAAAAGAATATTTTTCCTATGGAGGTAAGAACGTTGGAACATAAAGACATTGAAAAAGATGTAGCTCCTGAAGAAGTTGTATCTGTTAACTTTATTGAAGCTATTATCAACAAAGATAACGAAACTGGCAAATACGGTGGCCGTGTATTGACTCGCTTTCCACCAGAACCAAATGGTTACTTGCATATTGGACATGCTAAATCTATTTGCCTCAACTTTGGTATTGGTAAACAATACAATGGCTTAACAAATCTTCGCTTTGATGATACAAATCCTGTAAAAGAAGATGTCGAATATGTAAACTCCATCATGGAAGACGTTAAATGGCTTGGATTTGATTGGAATGAACAACCACGCTATGCATCTGATTATTTTGACCAAATGTATGAGTATGCTAAGAAATTAATCACCCTTGGCAAGGCTTATGTAGATGATCAAAGTGCAGATGAAATTAAACAAAATCGCGGCGATTTCTCTACTCCTGGTGTCAATAGTCCATACCGTGAGCGTAGTGTAGAAGAAAACTTGGCACTCTTCGAAGAAATGAAGGCTGGCAAGTATAAAGATGGGGAAAAGGTATTGCGTGCAAAAATCGATATGGCGCATCCTAATATCGTAATGCGTGATCCTGTTATTTATCGTATTGTAAATACAGAGCATCATAATACGGGTAATGAGTGGAAAATTTACCCTATGTATGATTTTGCCCATCCTATTGAAGATGCTATTGAACGCATTACGCATTCTATTTGTACATTGGAATTTGAAGTTCACCGGCCATTATATGATTGGGTGTTAGAGGAATGGGATGATACTGAAATTCCTCAACAAATTGAGTTTGCTCGCTTGAATGTAACTAAAATGGTTATGTCCAAACGTAAATTGCGTGCTCTTGTTGAGGCAGGCCTTGTAGCTGGTTGGGATGATCCCCGTATGCCGACAATTTCAGGTTTGCGCCGCCGTGGTTATACACCGGAATCTATTCGTGATTTCTGTGATCGCATTGGTGTAGCGAAGGCGGATAGCGTTGTTGATATTGCTTTGCTTGAGTTCTGTATCCGTGAAGATTTGAAACTCAAAGCTACACGCCCTATGGTAGTTATTGATCCTGTGAAAGTTGTTATTACGAACTATCCAGAAGGTCAAACTGAACTTTGCACAGTTGAAAACAATCCAGAAAATGAAGAGTTGGGTAACCGTGAAGTTGTATTCGGTCGTGAAATCTACATTGAACGCAATGACTTTATGGAAGAACCAGTTAAGAAATTTTTCCGCTTGGCACCAGGTAAAGAAGTACGCTTAAAAGGTGCATACTTCATTACATGTACTGATGTTATTAAAGATGAAAATGGCAATATTACAGAAATACACTGTACATATGATCCAGAAACTAAGAGTGGTAGCGGTTGCACTCGTAAGGTAAAAGGGACATTGCACTGGGTTGAAGCATCTACTGCAGTAGATATTGAATCTCGCTTATATGATTATTTACTTAAAGAAGATTCGGATGGTAAAGACTTCTTGGGCGATTTCAACCATGACTCCTTACAAGTATTCCATAGTAAAGGGGAAGCATGTCTTGCTAATACTGTACCAGGTGATCATTTCCAATTCTTGCGTCAAGGTTACTTTGTAACTGATAAAGACAGTACTTCAGACCATATTGTGATGAACCGTATTGTTGGTTTACGCGATAGTTGGGCTAAGGCACAAAAGAAATAATATAACGCTTATTTTATATTACTATAATGTTAAAGAACCGCTCCT of the Veillonella parvula genome contains:
- the moaA gene encoding GTP 3',8-cyclase MoaA; the protein is MKDAWGRTIEYVRLSLTDACNFCCPYCRPAEITPQSQTQLLSVDEWMTILGAFHHIGVKAVRLTGGEPLLYPHIEELLGRIKESGWFEDISMTTNGSLLASRAQRLKKFGLNRVNISLDSLETEAFATCVGKTGQLESVLDGIRSAINANFKSVKINTVLSRYWSDDEVKSLLQYVEKWPVVWRFIEYMPFQGDAFHGPTFDEWKEQLERVSGGSLTEVHSVYGFGPATYLALPSGKAVGFIFSMSHSYCDTCNRVRLTSDGQMRLCLLRDDEADLVSLVRNGASEEALAKHIERALQRKQERHDGIGMEQPERPMWRIGG
- a CDS encoding Dyp-type peroxidase, coding for MAVDVSRTQDVYKDAGQSVNFTTLLLNRKDHEAELEVIQDMADRIQAIKRSVSIRANGEGLGIAFGFSRKAWDYLFPNAPVPKELEDFQGIKGDKQDVPAVAADLFLHVCSNDESVTYTVVDQIMEFLRPITSVVDETHGFHYEQGRAIIDFVDGTENPVGQEAVEWGVIGDEDPEFTNGSYAFAQKYEHDLDAWRALPTEMQEKFIGRRKFSDIELEDDEKDPAAHNVVAQDNRDDEEHKIVRMNVPFAQPGHGVRGTFFIGYARYWDVTKTMLTNMFTQNDKLLDYSKPITGMLFFIPSLDTLDAIAEGEL
- the thrC gene encoding threonine synthase, giving the protein MNYTSTRGTVTVNETYALLHGLAEDGGLYVPSLFPTNCLTYNDVKDKNYQEVAAVVLAKLFPCFSEAHLNEMINSAYCDANFSTRDIAPLHSLLEKVSVLELFHGRTQAFKDMALSLFPYLLVAAKEAEGEKKEVLILTATSGDTGKAALEGFKDVPGTHIQVFYPTDGVSPMQAEQMQKQEGENVNVTAIHGNFDDAQQFLKRLFVDKATAEEVAEKGIMFSSANSINIGRLAPQVVYYVNAYAELVAQGAIHEDEAFNVVVPTGNFGNILAAYYAKKMGIPIGKLICASNQNNVLTDFFENGTYDMNRPFYTTISPSMDILESSNFERFLYYISGEDSERTVGWMKDLKTTGKLTVNEEEFKRVKTDFAGAYVDDEETKAIIEQVYNSYGYVMDPHTAVAMGAYMKELEKHPEDGARHIVIASTAHPFKFPTPICEALDIKVGETPYESLDNISAVTGVAFPKQLEALQSKPLRFTKAIDKENMKQEILDFVDTFSK
- a CDS encoding DMT family transporter, with the translated sequence MAKKGLIYALLSALLFSTMNVFVKLLGTNIPPGEIAFARGFFGTVAVLIIMYVKGIRFSKEDRGLLVMRGLYGGFGMVCNFIALVHIKLSDATILFQTTGIFVFIFSALFLKESIPKGAGKWLGVILIAVLVMVNPFSYESFSWYALVAILGAALAAAAYTTIRTISKRGKHSNFEIMAYFMITGMIAGLVTTDKLVMPQGTDWLIIFAIGGISVVAQFFLTGAFVTTNAVVAQFLQYVGVFISSFYGFLIFGESLSIATVGAGIAMFISSVMLARLKEQSGPLREGKVIEDKIK
- a CDS encoding ATP-dependent nuclease; this encodes MYIKWMHIENYRNLADVTLSFHNDINYFVGENAVGKSNFLDLLEIIMECHGFIESDFTDVNKPIRIDFEISLGELNYKSMYTADEGPTYRLRLEQVVQEVYPRLYRVTDAGIEPMPLSMIRHALYVCHRDTSEQELFSIPSSIYVELGQLLQAYVSRLEMPTDDFQREIVSLRKDLDPYCMLNIQHLVEVLSTSSAMERKCSADNVRLIMAVALKILAQIYMKVSSATTNLESLLVYDAKGYKFLPIFISVDEPELHLSPYLQRAVLNYYRQIATNENEEFLALLRDIFKIDGLLGQLFVVTHSTDALVDDYRHIIRLYRDENNMVCAACGVTFNFPKEVEKHLIMHFPEAKEALYARCIIIVEGETEYGSFTGFGKKLGVDFDYFGICLINARGESSISKLQKLFNRFSIPTVALYDRDVEGKYAKAHSNIFYTEEICFEMDFVSYLLAMHKRSIMDAIIKDIIDDARPMVTKDMARRGYAKLGITKSQIVQRCLPNISDRKLDDLHIYYFSWFYANKGVIVGRRISQFLDASMIPPAFIAVIERAKLLSLGLG
- the mscL gene encoding large conductance mechanosensitive channel protein MscL is translated as MKDFLNDFKAFAFKGNMMDLAIGMIIGAAFTALVNSVVNNLFMPILSVFTGGIDFSNLYLPLSTGSKDAFMSGADIATARAAGSVLPYGTFITDLIQFLILAFVVFLMVRGLAKMMKSAKEEEVAEAPATKECQFCKSEININAVKCPNCTADLN
- a CDS encoding 2-hydroxyacid dehydrogenase → MEKKPLVVVNGLVRKDAIAYLKEHVDVRQWTEKTVMPREVLKEWLIDADGLWCVRPLDVDGDLVKNAPNLKVIAQAAVGYDNVNIDELTVAGIPYGNTPGVLNETVAELAFTLIATASRRIIENANFVKDGRWAQRPSNIKGFDLSRRTLGIIGMGAIGVSISRRARAFGMTVVYHNRNQRLDDKIHKTTYMELDDLLAISDVVCVMAPLTDETYHMCDEAFFKKMKNTALFVNVGRGPIVDTDALINALKTGEIDYAALDVTDPEPLPADHPLLDVENCLIVPHIGSYTDRTRYDMSILTADNIIAGVHKKPLKTCVNEEVNYKKPQMDVESALEELKKAGVDLTDFD
- a CDS encoding glutamine--tRNA ligase/YqeY domain fusion protein; translated protein: MEHKDIEKDVAPEEVVSVNFIEAIINKDNETGKYGGRVLTRFPPEPNGYLHIGHAKSICLNFGIGKQYNGLTNLRFDDTNPVKEDVEYVNSIMEDVKWLGFDWNEQPRYASDYFDQMYEYAKKLITLGKAYVDDQSADEIKQNRGDFSTPGVNSPYRERSVEENLALFEEMKAGKYKDGEKVLRAKIDMAHPNIVMRDPVIYRIVNTEHHNTGNEWKIYPMYDFAHPIEDAIERITHSICTLEFEVHRPLYDWVLEEWDDTEIPQQIEFARLNVTKMVMSKRKLRALVEAGLVAGWDDPRMPTISGLRRRGYTPESIRDFCDRIGVAKADSVVDIALLEFCIREDLKLKATRPMVVIDPVKVVITNYPEGQTELCTVENNPENEELGNREVVFGREIYIERNDFMEEPVKKFFRLAPGKEVRLKGAYFITCTDVIKDENGNITEIHCTYDPETKSGSGCTRKVKGTLHWVEASTAVDIESRLYDYLLKEDSDGKDFLGDFNHDSLQVFHSKGEACLANTVPGDHFQFLRQGYFVTDKDSTSDHIVMNRIVGLRDSWAKAQKK